The genomic DNA GCGCCACGCATGCATGCCGCATTCCAGCTGCGCCAGCGCGTGTCCCAGTTGCGCGGCGCGCTCCAGGCAGTCCTGGGCTTCAGCCGCGCTGCGCTGCGAACAAGCGCCATTGGTGTAGATCCGCGCCAGCGCGAACCAGGCCTCGGCCTGGCCCTGCTGGCCGGCCTGCGTCAGCCAGCGGATGGCACGCTTGAACTGCACGACGGCGCCCGCCACCCGGTTGCCTTCCCGGTCCATGCCCGCAAGCTGCAACCCCAGCGCCAGCTGTGCACTGGCCGCGCCGGCTGCCGGTGCGGGCGCCACGTGACCGGTGGTTGCCGGCGGCAGCTGCCCAGCCGCAGCCGGCAGCGCCGGGCTAGCGGGCCCGGCGCCGTCGTACGCGGGCGCCGGCGACAGTTGCCCCGCTTCGCCCTGCGGGGCGACGCGGCCGATCAGCAGCCGGGCTTCATCCAGCCCCTGCCGGGCGGCGCGTTCCAGCCAGTGCAGCGCGGTGGGCAGGCTCAGCGGCAGGCTGGCGCTGCCGCGCAAATACAGTCTGCCCAACGCCAGTTGGCACGCCGCGTCTCCCGAACGCGCCCCCCGAATCAATACCAGCTCCTCACGATTGGCCATAAGCGTTTCGTCGATGACGAGTTAGCCCCTGTCAGCCCGGGGCTTGTCTCCATTGTTGTCGTTGCTAACGAGCGGTGTTGCGTGCCTCACACAGCCGGCCCGGCGGCTGGGCCGCCCTTGCGCCGGCACAAGCCTGCCTGGACAGCAGTACGACTACGCTAGCGATGTGAATACCTTACCAATGAAAGGAGACGCGGACGGCAGCTTGCGTCTTTGGACCGTAAAACTACCGTTCCGAAAATACAACAACCTGACAGGTTTACTTTTCTTTCCACCATTACTCATGCTCATAATCGACCAATCCAGCGAGATTGACCGACCGATGTACTAATGTTTCAGTCAGTCGAGTGTCTGAGACGCACTCCCGAGCTTTCGGATTTGTACCGATAATTTAATAAGGACAAACACATGAAGAAATCCCTGGTGGCCCTGGCCTTGATGGGTGCATTCAGCAGCGCCTTCGCCCAATCCTCCGTGACCATCTACGGCACCCTGGATGCCGGCATTTCCCGCACGACGCACACCGCCAATGATGCGACCTTGATCGGCAAACGCGACAATAACAAGCTGGGCTTCCGCGGCGTGGAAGACCTGGGCAATGGCCTGAAAGCGCTGTTCCAGCTGGAAATTCGTTACGAGCCCGACACCGGCACCCTGGAAAACGTCAGCCGGCCGCTGTTCCAGGGCCAGAGCCGCGTCGGCTTGCAGGGCTCGTTCGGTACCGTGCGCCTGGGACGCGGCCTGTCGGCCTTCCAGGAATCCGTGATTGCCTTCGAACCGTGGTCCGGTATCCCGGCCGTGGCCGGCTACCAAACCAATCTCCAGGTGACGGGCTATACCAGCGATCCGCTGAGCCCGGCCGGCAACTCGGCCAACCGCTTCTCCAACGCGCTGTTCTACAACACGCCCGTGATGAACGGTTTCCAGCTGAACGTGACGGTCGCGACCAAGGAAGCCAACGGCAACCCGGCCATCGTCGGCCGCGGCACCGCGGCGGCGCCGCAGTATCCGGCCAACTCGGAAGCGTCGGCCAATCCGTACTCGATCAGTGCCACCTATACCAACGGTCCGTTCGCGGCGATGCTGGCGCACGAGCGCAACGGCATCGAAACGAAGCTGTATTCGATCGCCGCCTCGTACAAGCCGACCACGGCGCTGAAGCTGATGGCCTCGTACCAGAAGCAGGACCAGAGCCATACGGTACTGATCAATCCGGACACGGATGCATGGATCATCGGCGCCAACTACACGGTCGGTCCGGGCAAGTGGCTGATCGGCTATGGTCAGAAAACGCCGGATGGCGTGCTGAAGACGAAACAGGCTTCGATCGGCTACGAGCACAGCCTGTCGCCCCGGACTTACCTGTACGTCGATCTGTCGCAGAAGAAGACGCCGTTCACGCCGGCGGCGATCAACGACGTCGAGCAGAACCACTACGCGCTGGGCATTCACCACAATTTCTAAGCGGCCCGGTTTTGCGGAAAAAGACGCCTGCGGGCGTCTTTTTTGTTGCCTCTCGGGTAAAATGTGGCCTGGCTTTATCCGATGTGACAACAATGACCGCTACCCTGGACTCCACCGCCGTCGCCCGCTACCTGGCGGACCATCCCCATTTCTTCGAAGAGCATGCCAGCCTGTTGGGCGACGTTCGCCTGTCCAGCCCGCTGACCGGCCGCGCCGTGTCGCTGCAGGAACGGCAAATGGAAGTGATGCGGGAGAAGTACAAGGCGCTGGAGCTGCGCCTGTCGGAACTGAACCGCAATGCGCAGGAAAACCAGGCGATCGCCAACCGTTTCCACAGCTGGAACCAGTCGCTGCTGCGCGAGCACGACGTGGCCGGCATGCCGCGCGCCGTTACCGAGGGCCTGAAAAGCAGCTTCAATGTCCCGGCCGCCACCCTGCGCCTGTTCAATGTGGCGCCGCAGTACCAGGACGAGTGGTTTGCCGCCGGCGTCTCCGAGGATGCCCGCCTGTTCGCCAACGGCCTGCAAGCGCCCTACTGCGGCAGCAACAACGATTTCGAGGCCGTGCGCTGGCTGGACGATGCGGCCTCGATCAAGTCGGCCGTCATCGTGGCACTGCGCGCGCCCGGCAGCAAGGGCCCGGCCTTTGGCCTCTTGACCATGGGCTCGCCGGATGCCGAACGCTTCACCTCGCTGATGGCCACCGATTTCCTGGTACACATCGGCGAAACGGCCAGCGTCGCGCTGGCCCCGCTGCTGGCCTGATATGACGGCCGCGCCCGGCAGCCGGACGGCGGCCTGGCTGGTCCACCTGGCCACGCAGCGCAAGCTGTCGGCCCACACCGTGGCCGCCTACGGCCGCGATCTCGACGAGCTGGCCCGGCTGGCCGATGGCCGCGACTGGGCCGCCATCGGCAGCGCCGACATCCGCCGCTACGCCGCCAAGCTCCACGCCGCCGGCCAGGACGGCCGCACGATCGCCCGCAAGCTGTCCGCCTGGCGCGGTTTTTTCGATTGGCTGGCCGAACACGTCGCCCTGCCGTCCAATCCGGTCGAGGGTGTGCGCGCACCGAAGTGCGCCAAATCCCTGCCCAAGGCGCTGTCCGTCGATGACGCCGTGCAACTGGTCGCCACCCCGGCCCGCAAGGCGGCCGCCGCGCCCACGCCCGCCGAACTGTGCAATACCGCCATGTTCGAGCTGCTGTACTCCAGCGGCCTGCGCGTTTCCGAGCTGTGCAGCCTGGACGTGAATTACCGCAAAGCCGACGGCACCCTGCCCGCCTCCGCCGGCTGGCTGGAGCGCGACAACGGCGAAGTGATCGTCACCGGCAAGGGCAACAAGATGCGCCGCGTGCCCGTCGGCAGTGCGGCACTGGCGGCCATCGACGCTTGGCTGCGGGTGCGCCCTGCCCCGGCCGACGGCAGCGCCGCGCTGTTCCTGTCCGAACGGGGCAGCCGGGTTTCGCCGCGCGTCGTGCAGATGCGGCTGAAGGCGCACGCGCTGGCGACGGGGGCGCCGATGCACGTGCATCCGCACATGCTGCGCCATTCGTTCGCATCGCACGTGCTGCAGTCGTCCGGCGACCTGCGCGCCGTGCAGGAAATGCTGGGGCATGCCAGCATCACGTCCACCCAGGTCTACACGGCGCTCGATTTCCAGCACCTGGCCCAGGTCTACGACAAGGCCCATCCGCGCGCCAAGTAGGCGCCGGCGCCCCCTGATCCGGATCAAAATCGGGGTTGGACAGTAATATTGAAATTCCGGCATAATCGTCCGATTCTGTTACCGGTATGTGCCATGTCATTGATCCCGACCACCATTCTCACCGGCTTCCTGGGCGCCGGTAAAACCACGTTGCTCAACCGCATCTTGCGCGAGCAGCACGGCATGCGTATCGCCGTCATCGAGAACGAATTTGGCCAGGAAAACATCGACAACGAGATCCTCGTGCAGGAAAGCCGCGAGCAGATCGTCGAGATGAACAACGGCTGCATCTGCTGCACCGTGCGCGGCGACCTGATCATCGGCTTGTCCGACCTGGCGAAGAAGCGCGCGGCCGGCGAGATCGCGTTCGACCGGGTCGTCATCGAAACGACCGGCCTGGCCAATCCCGGACCGGTGGCGCAGACCTTCTTCATCGACGAGGAAGTGGGCAGCAACTACTTGCTGGACGCCATCGTCACCGTCGTGGACGCCCGCCATGCCATGCAGCAGCTGGACGGCAACGAGGAAGCGCAGCGCCAAGTTGGCTTTGCGGACAAGATCCTGCTGTCGAAAACCGATCTGGTGGACGACGCGGCGATTGCCGAGCTGACGGCGCGGCTGAAACGCATCAACCCGCGCGCGCCGATCGGTCGCTCCGACTTCGGCAACGCGCCGATCACGGAAGTGCTGGACCTGAAGGGCTTCAACCTGAACGAGAAGCTGGAACTGGACCCGGATTTCCTGGCGGCCGAAGAGCACGACCATGAGCACCATGACCACGAGCATGGCGAACACTGCAATCACCCGTCGCATGCGCACGATCACGCGCATGATCACCATCGCGCCCACCATACGGACGAGATCGCGGCCTTCGTCTTCAAGAGCGAGCGGCCGTTCGACTCGGCCAAGCTGGACGAATTCCTCGGCGGCCTCGTCAATGTGTACGGGCCTCGCATGTTGCGCTACAAAGGCGTATTGTGGATGCAGGGCGCCGAACGCAAGGTCGTCTTCCAGGGCGTACACCAGCTGATGGGGAGCGACCTGGGCGCGAAATGGGACGAAAACGACGTTCGCGGCAGCAAAATGGTGTTTATCGGTAAAAATCTGCCAAAAGACATCTTTGTTCGCGGTCTGGAACAATGTTTGGTATAAACTAACCCGGTTTTTGTGGGGCCGAGCCAGGTCCCGGCCGCCACGGCCGACCGGCTGGATTTGAAAACTCTGTCGTATCGAAGGTAAGCGAAGTCATGACCAAAACAAATAAATCGACCCCCGCGGCTGCAGAAGCTCCATTGCTCACCGAAGAAGAAATTCTGGCGATGAGCGACAAGGACTATATGAACCCGGCACAGATGGCCTTCTTCAAGGCGCGCCTGCAGGCGCTGGAGAAAGAGCTGCTGAAAAACGCTGGCGAGACCACGGAACACCTGCGCGAAACCGTGCTGGTGCCCGACCCCGCCGACCGCGCCACCATCGAGGAAGAGCACGCGCTGGAACTGCGTACGCGCGACCGCGAGCGCAAGCTGCTGAAGAAAGTCCAGCAATCGCTCGTCGCCATCGAAAACGGCGAATACGGCTGGTGCGAGGAAACCGGCGAACCGATCGGCATTCCCCGCCTGATCGCGCGCCCGACGGCCACGCTGTCGCTGGAGGCGCAGCAGCGCCGCGAGCTGAAGCAGAAACTGTACGGCGACTGACATTCGCCGCTGACGAAAAAAGCATGCCGCGGCATGCTTTTTTTGTGCCCGCTACACTGGCGGGAATACATGAGGCATGGTCATGGGACTCTTCACGCGATTCCGGAAAGGCAAGGCGGACGACGTCGTCGACGACGACGAGGTGCTGGCCCGCCTGTCCGCCAACAGCGAGCTGCAGCGGCAACGGGCGCAGGCCGACCTGCAGCGCGACATCGCCCGGGCCACGGCCCTGAAGATCGACGCCATCGAGGCCGCGATGGCGGCGGACATGTTCGACGATCCGGAGCCCGCGTTCCGCCGGCCGCCGCGCCCGGCGCCGATGCCGCAGGAACAGGACGGCAATACGCTGCCGCTGCTGGACGGCGCCGTGACGGAACTGCTGGGCGACGAGGACATACCGGCCGAGGCGGCCGCGGCCGAGCGTGCGCCCGTGGTCGAGGAAGCAGCGCTGCTGTATGCCGGCGGCGACAGCGGCGCGGCGCGGCAACTGCTGGTCGCGGCCGTGGCGGAGGACGGCCGCGCCACCGGTACGCGCGACCGCACCGCCTGGTGGATGCTGTTCGACCTGTACCACGTGCAGGGAGAACAGGACGCCTTTGACGACCTGGCCATCGATTACGCCAGCACCTTCGAGACCTCGCCGCCCATGTGGCAACCGCCGCCCGCCGGCGCGGAGGGCTACAGCGGCATCGCGCCCACCGTGCAGTTCAGCGGCGTGCTGGACGAGCGCGCCCAGCCCCAGGCCGAACGCCTGCGGGCGGTTGCCGAGGCCGCCGTGCTGCGCGTGGACTTCAGCCGCGTGCAGGCCGTCACGCCGGCCGGTTGCGGCCCCGTGCTGGACGCGTTGCGCGCCGTGCCGCCACAGCGCGAGCTGCAACTGGCCGGTGCCGAGGAACTCGTGGCCCAGCTGCGCGCGCTGCTGGACGTGGGCCGCCGCGACGAGGGCGAAGCACCCTGGCTGCTGCTGCTGGAACTGCTGCGCCTGCTGAACCGCGAAAAGGACTTCGAGGAAACGGCGATGGATTACTGCGTGACGTTCGAGATGTCGCCGCCGCAATTCGTCGCGCCGGGCAATGTGGCGAGCACGCCACGCCAGGCCAGCGGGCCGACGGCGGATCGCTATTTGTTGCCGCAAGTCATCGAAGGCGACAGCCAGGCTTTACTGGCCGCCATCCGCGCCTATGCTGGACAGGCAACGACGCTCGTGTTCGATTGCTCGCACCTGGTCCGGATCGATTTGACCGCGGGCGGCCAGTGGCTGGCGTGCCTGCGCGAGCTGGCACAGCAGGGGCCGCGACGGATCGAGCTGCGCGAGCTGAACCACTTGGCAGCGGCATTGCTGCGCCTGCTCGGATTTGCCGACGTGGCACGGCTGTTTCCGCACCGCTACTGACAGATGTCTGATAGTTGGCCGACGTTGCTGCCGGCTTGCAATTTCGTCGTCCAGCCCCATTTTCGCCGCTGGACGACGATTCGCGTCATTACTTTGAGGCATTTATGGAACAATTTCACGGTACCACGATCCTGTCCGTCCGTCGCGGCAAGCAGGTGGCGCTGGGCGGCGACGGCCAGGTAACGCTGGGCAATATCGTCATGAAGGGCACGGCGCGCAAGGTGCGCAAGCTGTACCAGGGCAAGGTGCTGTGCGGCTTCGCCGGCGGCACGGCGGACGCGTTCACCCTGCTGGACCGCTTCGAGGCCAAGCTGGAAAAACACCAGGGCAACCTGCTGCGCGCCTCCGTCGAGATGGCGAAGGACTGGCGCACCGACCGCGTGCTGCGCCGCCTGGAAGCGATGCTGCTGGTGGCCGATGCCGAATCCACCCTGATCATCACGGGCAATGGCGACGTGCTGGAGCCGGAAGACGGCATCGGCGCGATCGGCTCCGGTGGCGTGTACGCCCAGTCGGCCGCCAAGGCCCTGTTCGAGAACACGGAACTGGCCCCGGCGGACATCGTCAAGAAATCGCTGACGATCGCCGGCGAGCTGTGCATCTACACGAACCTCTCCCACATCATCGAAACCCTGGACTGAGACGACAATGACCCATATGAACATGACGCCGCAGGAAATCGTCGGTGAACTCGACAAGCACGTCGTCGGCCAGGGCAAGGCCAAGCGCGCCGTCGCCATCGCGCTGCGCAACCGCTGGCGCCGGCAGCAGGTCGAGGAACCGCTGCGCCACGAAATCACGCCAAAGAACATCCTGATGATCGGCCCGACGGGCGTGGGCAAGACCGAGATCGCGCGCCGCCTGGCCAAGCTGGCCGATGCGCCGTTCATCAAGATCGAAGCCACCAAGTTCACCGAAGTGGGCTATGTGGGCCGCGACGTCGACACCATCATCCGCGACCTGATCGACATCGGCGTCAAGCAGACCCGCCAGGCCGAGATGGCCAAGGTGCGCGTGCGCGCCGAGGATGCGGCGGAAGACCGCGTGCTGGACATCCTGCTGCCGCCGCCGCGCGACTTCGGCTTCCGCGAAGCGTCCGAACCGTCGACCGACGGCACCCGCCAGACCTTCCGCAAGCGCCTGCGCATGGGTGAGCTGGACGACAAGGAAATCGAGATCGAACTGGCCGAGCCGTCGCCGCAGATGGAAATCATGGCGCCGCCGGGCATGGAAGAAATGACGGAGCAGATCAAGTCGATGTTCTCCGGCGTGGGCGGCGGGCGCAAGAAGGCACGCAAGGTCAAGATCCGCGAGGCGCTGAAGCTCCTGGTGGACGAGGAAGCGGCGAAGCTCGTCAACGAAGACGAGATGAAGCAGAAGGCGATCCAGAACGTGGAGCAGAACGGCATCGTGTTCCTCGACGAGATCGACAAGATCGCGTCGCGCTCGGAGACGGGCGGCGCCGACGTCTCGCGCGCCGGCGTGCAGCGCGACCTGCTGCCGCTGGTGGAAGGCACCACCGTCAACACCAAGTACGGCATGATCAAGACGGACCACATCCTGTTCATCGCCTCCGGCGCGTTCCACCTGGCCAAGCCGTCCGACCTGATCCCGGAGCTGCAGGGCCGCTTCCCGATCCGGGTCGAACTGGAGTCGCTGTCGATCGCCGATTTCGAACGCATCCTGACCAGCACGGACGCCTGCCTGACGCGCCAGTACGAGGCGCTGCTGGCCACCGAGGGCCTGACCCTGCAATTCGACCAGAGCGGCATCACGCGCCTGGCGGAGATCTCGTACCAGGTCAACGAGCGCACCGAGAACATCGGCGCGCGCCGGCTGTACACGGTGATGGAAAAGCTGCTGGAAGAGATCTCGTTCGACGCGGCCGACCGGCAGGAAAAGACGATCGTGATCGACGCCGCCTACGTCAACCAGCGGCTGGACGCGCTGGCGGTCAACGAAGACCTGTCGCGCTACGTGCTGTAACGAAGGAGACTGCGATGGCGAACAAGGCACTGGCTACCCGGCAGAAGATGCGCATCCGCGTCGAGCCATCGCAGAGCGCGCCGCGCAACCCGTTCGCGGCGCTGGCCAAGGCCCGCGCCGCCGGCCCGCATGAACGCAGCAAGTCGGCCGAACGGCAGGCCGCGAAGCGGGCGATTGCCAAGGCCAAGCTGAAGCCGGAGCCGGAGGACTAAGCGCAAACCCGCCGGTGTCAGGCACCCATCTGCGAGTCTTCGACTCGCAGATGGGTGCCTGACACCATGGGTTCTCTTACTGCCCCGTGCTGGTCCGCTGCGCCGGCGCCGACTGCACCGGTGCCAGCTGGCCCGGCTGGCCGACCGGAGTGCCGGGCGGCGGCGTCACCAGCGGCGTGGCCGATGGCGGCGGCAGCGGCGCCACGGCCTGCGCCTGCGGCTGCGCCGCCTGGCTGCCTGGCACGGGCATCTGCTGTGGCGACTGTTGCGGCTGCGGCGGCGCCGCGCCCCGGTTCACGTCCGGCAGCGGCGCCGCTGTCGTCATCGACACGCCCGTATCGGCCGGCAGGTCCAGCCGCTTCAACACGCCCCCTTCCGACAGCGTCACGGAACGCGCCTGCACCTCTTTCACCACCACGCCGGGCGCCAGCTCGGCACCCACCGGATACGCCTTGGGCGCGTCGTTGTTGGCGGCGATGATCGCCACGCTGCGCTGGCCATTGCGGGCCGCGACGACGCCGCGCAGCTGGTAGCTGCTGGCGGCGGCGACCGCCGTCTCGCCGCCGAACAGGCCGCGCGCCGCGTCGATCAGCGCCGGCGGTGTGTCCAGCACGGGCACGGCCGCGATCGGGCGCTGCGCCGGCTTGTACAGTTGCAGGCCCCAGTAGGCCACGGAAGCCGTCAGCGCCACGACGGCGGCGACGGTAGCTGCGAAAGGCAAACGGTTCATACGTGTTCCATCTTCAGCGCACCAGCTGATTGATTTCGATAATCGGCATCAGCACGGCCAGCACGATCAGCAGCACCACCACGCCCATCGCCAGGATCAGCGCGGGCTCCAGCAGCCCGGCGATCGTCAGCGTGCGCCGTTCCAGGTCCGCTTCCTGCGCCGCGGCCGCGCGTTCCAGCATCGCGGGCAGCTCGCCCGTGATCTCGCCGGCGCGGATCATGTGGATCAGCATCGGCGGAAAATGCTTCTGGGCCGACAGCGCCCGGGCTAGGCTGACGCCCTCGCGCACCGCGTCGCTGGCCTCTTCCACCAGCTGGCGCATCGCCACGTTCGACAGCGTGTCGCGGCTCGTTTCCAGCGCGCGCAGGATCGGCACGCCGGATCCGGTCGTGATGGCCAGCGTGCTGGCGAAGCGTGACGTGTTCAGGCTGCGCTCGAAGCGGCCGTACAGCGGCGCCGTCAGCAGCCACGTGTGCCAGCGCGTCTTCAGCGCGATGTTCTCCAGTGCCTTGCGCCACATGAACCAGGCCCCCACCAGCAGCACGGCCACGAAGATGCCGTAGTGCCGCACGAAGTCGGACACGGCCAGCATGATCACCGTCAGCAGCGGCAGCTTCTGCTTGGTGTTGGCGAACACCGAGACGATCTGCGGCACCACGTAGGTCAACAGGAAGATCACGATGGCGAATGCCACCACCGTCACGATGGCCGGATAGGTGAATGCCAGTTTGACTTTCTGCACCAGCGCGTTGCGCCGCTCGATGTAGTCGGCCAGGCGCGACAGCACGCGCGAGAGCTGGCCGATCTGCTCGCCGGACGCCACCAGCGCCCGATAGATCTCGGCGAAGTCGCGCGGATGGCGGCCCAGCACGTCCGACAACGCCGCGCCGCCGATCACCTCGGAGCGGATCGACGCGATCAGGTCGCGCACGTAGGCGCGCTCGGCCTGTTCCAGCAGGGCTGTAAACGCCTGCTCCAGCGGCAGTCCCGCTTCCAGCAGGCTGGCCAGCTGGCGCGTAAACAGCGCCAGCTCGGTGGTCGACAATTTTTCGCCCAGGCCGCGGCGCGTGGTGGCGCCGCTGGCGTCGACCTGCGCCGAGATCGCATCGACCTTGATCGGCACCAGGCCCTGCCCGCGCAGGTCCGCGCGCGCCGAGCGCGCGCTGTCGGCATTGACGACGCCCTTCTTGGTGGCGCCACCCGCGTCGACCGCTTCGTATCGGAATGCCGGCATACCTCGTTAATCCTTCGCCACGCGCAGCAGCTCGGCCAGTGTCGTCGTGCCGTCCGCCAGCCAGCGCTCGCCGTCGTCGCGCATCGTCTTCATGCCGTCGCCCAGCGCCGTGGTGCGGATCTCGGCCTCGGAGGCGCGATCATGGATCTG from Pseudoduganella armeniaca includes the following:
- a CDS encoding SEL1-like repeat protein gives rise to the protein MANREELVLIRGARSGDAACQLALGRLYLRGSASLPLSLPTALHWLERAARQGLDEARLLIGRVAPQGEAGQLSPAPAYDGAGPASPALPAAAGQLPPATTGHVAPAPAAGAASAQLALGLQLAGMDREGNRVAGAVVQFKRAIRWLTQAGQQGQAEAWFALARIYTNGACSQRSAAEAQDCLERAAQLGHALAQLECGMHAWRQRRDDEGQDVRAVYWLQRAAAQGCPQAQQALDRIAPPPAGVGWAAELAARLTGEQLARQPLLAARIELAALFHLSRAEALLLDVLAADQGHCLVVDIRLAYKRSRRRLVLVRTARQRQALDRAVHLFEGHGAAMEGNYRQRLYRLKTWLGRCDASPGKESAVAASVSNVRFPAAVVASSATA
- a CDS encoding porin, translated to MKKSLVALALMGAFSSAFAQSSVTIYGTLDAGISRTTHTANDATLIGKRDNNKLGFRGVEDLGNGLKALFQLEIRYEPDTGTLENVSRPLFQGQSRVGLQGSFGTVRLGRGLSAFQESVIAFEPWSGIPAVAGYQTNLQVTGYTSDPLSPAGNSANRFSNALFYNTPVMNGFQLNVTVATKEANGNPAIVGRGTAAAPQYPANSEASANPYSISATYTNGPFAAMLAHERNGIETKLYSIAASYKPTTALKLMASYQKQDQSHTVLINPDTDAWIIGANYTVGPGKWLIGYGQKTPDGVLKTKQASIGYEHSLSPRTYLYVDLSQKKTPFTPAAINDVEQNHYALGIHHNF
- a CDS encoding DUF484 family protein — encoded protein: MTATLDSTAVARYLADHPHFFEEHASLLGDVRLSSPLTGRAVSLQERQMEVMREKYKALELRLSELNRNAQENQAIANRFHSWNQSLLREHDVAGMPRAVTEGLKSSFNVPAATLRLFNVAPQYQDEWFAAGVSEDARLFANGLQAPYCGSNNDFEAVRWLDDAASIKSAVIVALRAPGSKGPAFGLLTMGSPDAERFTSLMATDFLVHIGETASVALAPLLA
- a CDS encoding tyrosine recombinase XerC; protein product: MTAAPGSRTAAWLVHLATQRKLSAHTVAAYGRDLDELARLADGRDWAAIGSADIRRYAAKLHAAGQDGRTIARKLSAWRGFFDWLAEHVALPSNPVEGVRAPKCAKSLPKALSVDDAVQLVATPARKAAAAPTPAELCNTAMFELLYSSGLRVSELCSLDVNYRKADGTLPASAGWLERDNGEVIVTGKGNKMRRVPVGSAALAAIDAWLRVRPAPADGSAALFLSERGSRVSPRVVQMRLKAHALATGAPMHVHPHMLRHSFASHVLQSSGDLRAVQEMLGHASITSTQVYTALDFQHLAQVYDKAHPRAK
- a CDS encoding CobW family GTP-binding protein — protein: MSLIPTTILTGFLGAGKTTLLNRILREQHGMRIAVIENEFGQENIDNEILVQESREQIVEMNNGCICCTVRGDLIIGLSDLAKKRAAGEIAFDRVVIETTGLANPGPVAQTFFIDEEVGSNYLLDAIVTVVDARHAMQQLDGNEEAQRQVGFADKILLSKTDLVDDAAIAELTARLKRINPRAPIGRSDFGNAPITEVLDLKGFNLNEKLELDPDFLAAEEHDHEHHDHEHGEHCNHPSHAHDHAHDHHRAHHTDEIAAFVFKSERPFDSAKLDEFLGGLVNVYGPRMLRYKGVLWMQGAERKVVFQGVHQLMGSDLGAKWDENDVRGSKMVFIGKNLPKDIFVRGLEQCLV
- the dksA gene encoding RNA polymerase-binding protein DksA, with product MTKTNKSTPAAAEAPLLTEEEILAMSDKDYMNPAQMAFFKARLQALEKELLKNAGETTEHLRETVLVPDPADRATIEEEHALELRTRDRERKLLKKVQQSLVAIENGEYGWCEETGEPIGIPRLIARPTATLSLEAQQRRELKQKLYGD
- the hslV gene encoding ATP-dependent protease subunit HslV; translated protein: MEQFHGTTILSVRRGKQVALGGDGQVTLGNIVMKGTARKVRKLYQGKVLCGFAGGTADAFTLLDRFEAKLEKHQGNLLRASVEMAKDWRTDRVLRRLEAMLLVADAESTLIITGNGDVLEPEDGIGAIGSGGVYAQSAAKALFENTELAPADIVKKSLTIAGELCIYTNLSHIIETLD
- the hslU gene encoding ATP-dependent protease ATPase subunit HslU; the protein is MNMTPQEIVGELDKHVVGQGKAKRAVAIALRNRWRRQQVEEPLRHEITPKNILMIGPTGVGKTEIARRLAKLADAPFIKIEATKFTEVGYVGRDVDTIIRDLIDIGVKQTRQAEMAKVRVRAEDAAEDRVLDILLPPPRDFGFREASEPSTDGTRQTFRKRLRMGELDDKEIEIELAEPSPQMEIMAPPGMEEMTEQIKSMFSGVGGGRKKARKVKIREALKLLVDEEAAKLVNEDEMKQKAIQNVEQNGIVFLDEIDKIASRSETGGADVSRAGVQRDLLPLVEGTTVNTKYGMIKTDHILFIASGAFHLAKPSDLIPELQGRFPIRVELESLSIADFERILTSTDACLTRQYEALLATEGLTLQFDQSGITRLAEISYQVNERTENIGARRLYTVMEKLLEEISFDAADRQEKTIVIDAAYVNQRLDALAVNEDLSRYVL
- a CDS encoding type II secretion system protein N, whose translation is MNRLPFAATVAAVVALTASVAYWGLQLYKPAQRPIAAVPVLDTPPALIDAARGLFGGETAVAAASSYQLRGVVAARNGQRSVAIIAANNDAPKAYPVGAELAPGVVVKEVQARSVTLSEGGVLKRLDLPADTGVSMTTAAPLPDVNRGAAPPQPQQSPQQMPVPGSQAAQPQAQAVAPLPPPSATPLVTPPPGTPVGQPGQLAPVQSAPAQRTSTGQ
- the gspF gene encoding type II secretion system inner membrane protein GspF, whose translation is MPAFRYEAVDAGGATKKGVVNADSARSARADLRGQGLVPIKVDAISAQVDASGATTRRGLGEKLSTTELALFTRQLASLLEAGLPLEQAFTALLEQAERAYVRDLIASIRSEVIGGAALSDVLGRHPRDFAEIYRALVASGEQIGQLSRVLSRLADYIERRNALVQKVKLAFTYPAIVTVVAFAIVIFLLTYVVPQIVSVFANTKQKLPLLTVIMLAVSDFVRHYGIFVAVLLVGAWFMWRKALENIALKTRWHTWLLTAPLYGRFERSLNTSRFASTLAITTGSGVPILRALETSRDTLSNVAMRQLVEEASDAVREGVSLARALSAQKHFPPMLIHMIRAGEITGELPAMLERAAAAQEADLERRTLTIAGLLEPALILAMGVVVLLIVLAVLMPIIEINQLVR